AAATACATAGTCTGGCATCAATCcgatttttaaccaatcagaaacgGTATCTATAAGTTGACCAATTGGGAATGACTCGAGATTCAGTCCTCAAACAGGTAGTCAATGGTGCAtgtgttccttttcaggtccggttGGAGTCATGTGAGTCAAACTGCCAATCCGTGCAAAGTTGTGTGCTAAATGAAGGTGGCCAATCTGTGTGGAGTTTGCAAAACTTTTCAGTCTGCAAGGGAGTTGTTGATAGGTCCGTATTTGAGAGGGGAGGATCTTTTGACTTTTGCTTATTGTGTCCTTTATATCGGAGTTAAATGCATTTAAATTGTCTAGAAAAAAGCAGAAAAGATATGAACAGTATTTGTTCTTTCTCATGCATATAAAATATAAGGATGATTTTCATCATATGTTATCATACATAACTTTGATCTACATTACGTTAGATTTATTACATTCGTAAAGGAACAGCatttatagaaaaacaacatatctctatatacattGTGATGTATATATTCCAACTGCAGTAACAGCAAAGATCATTCGCTTCAAAAAATGATTCAAATCCCTAtagtttgaatacatttttttttatttattattatagtgCCCACTTGGTCTTATTTAGAAGACTGTAAcgtaatttaaccctttaaggacacagctttcagtttgctcaattgttttatgacggaaaaattccgtcatatgtccttaagaggttaaatccgTGCAAAACATAGCCATCTTTTTCAAAATCAATCCAATCGAGACAGACACAAAACACAATCTATAAACACTCCGAGACATCAAGATTGGTTTCACCCAAACAGATATTCACCCATCAGACCAGACAGCCCAAACAACTATTATGCACAACAGACAGACAGATCCAATCAAAAGAAAAGAGAGCGAACACCAGAACAtccaggggagggagaggaggcagGAGAAAGACACAGACGAAGGAGACAGATGGAATAGGGGTATATAATATATCAACTAAAATCATCTCAgaacaagaaaaacaaattttagctAAAGGCCTCAAATTTATTCCCACACAAGGGGTTAATACCTTCCAATTGTTCATAGATGCACAAAAATTTATCAGAAATTTAACAGTGAAacgtttttttttccaaaaagataCTACCAGTTATAATCCACCAGAACCTAGATCGAAATTTAAAAACCCATCTAAATTCTACCCAAGCCATTGCAAGGGGTCTAGCATAGATGTTTTTGGTAAACTCATTCTaaaagatatagaaaatataaaagaacAACCGAAGTCTCATAATCTAACTAAAATAGAAACAGaaattttaaaagcacttaacaaAAGGGAAGACATTGTCATTAAAgaagccgacaagggcggaggaGTAGTTGTGATGGATAAAGAATTTTATTTACAGGAAGCATACAACATATTAtcagataaaaaaacatataaaattttgGATAAGTCTCCTAAAAAAGATTTCTGCCAAGAGCTACAAGAAGTGTTAACTCAGGCTTTAGATAAAAAGATCATATCTGAAAATGAATTTGACTTCCTATTCAAAAAGGATTCTAAAACACCCATTTTTTATCTTTTGCCCAAACTACATAAAAATTCCACACATCCCCCAGGACGCCCTATCATCAGTGGTATTGACTCATTAACAGCCAATTTATCTTCCTTTATTGATTTTTTACTCCAACCCTATGCACAAAATTCACAATCCTATTTAAAAGACACCACACATGTCTTGAGTGTAATTAACAATATAAAATGGGAAACAGATTACTATTGGGTTACTTTAGACGTCACTTCCTTATACTCTATAATTGACCACCAAAAAGGTATTGCAGCTATTGAATGGAAATTAAAACAAGACCCCGACCTCTCATCATTACTTTTAGAATTCATCAtcacagctatagattttatgttgtcacaactttttttggtttgataataaatattttttacaaacatgcggaaccgccatgggcaccaggttcgccccaagttacgccaatatatacatggaccactttgaacatctaTATGTTTGGTCCAGTATGGTgcctggggcgagcctggtgtcctggcgaaggtacatagatgatgtgctATGTATTTGGAAGGGAGATTCACAATTCTTACAGGTCTTTATTgcccttttaaataataataatatgaatatcatACTTACCCCAGAAATACATAAAACAGAGGCTACTTACGTGTGTGAGAAGTCCTAGAGAGAACTGCACGTTGCTGTGTATGATCGCGGGCTGCTGAGGCACCATGTTTCTTCAATACTATCTAAACGAGCTAGGGGATCGGGTGTACACTATGAAGAAGGTGGATCCTGATGGGCAGCCGACATCTTCTGCTCATCCTGCACGGTTTTCCCCTGATGATAAATATTCCCGGCATCGCGTCACTCTCAAGAAAAGATTTGGTCTCCTCCTGACCCAGCAACCAAAACCTGTGATGTGAGACCTCCTGGAACCGATTAGAGACAACAACCCATAATTCAAGCCGACCAACCACATGGAAAGTTTTCATCATGCTGCCTTATTGTGTACAGACATTTTCTGTTTAAACATAAACATGTCATGTTGGAATTGTGTAGGTCTCTAATGACCAATTATAAAGTAACTGGACCTCTCCAACCCCACTCCTCCACCACCTGTGCTATTACCCTAGCACAGACTCTCAGCCAATTCTTGTAGAGGGATCGGACCAGCCTCACTCTGGGAAAGGCTAAATCAATCTCTTTCCGCTGCTATATGGCATTACATGAAACTGGGTAGAGCAGGTGGGATATCTGcccttttatcattttattttatccatttTCTGTTCTATGCCTTGTCACTGTCCTGGCAAATCTGCCATTAAAGCCCAGGGTTGCCGCAAAGATTGAGGGAGGTGAACAATGTAGTTTTATAATGCAGGTTCCGAGGAGCTTTGTGCTACCACAGCATTTGCGTCTTGTGCAGAGTTGTTCTAACCAGCCGGGATACACACAGCATTAAATCTTGCATTTTATTTGTTGTGATTACTAtttgcacagaaaacacattttatacACTGTGTTTATGTGCATCTCCATTTAAACTGGAGAAAAGTTAAATTATAGAAATGTATAAAGAAAAactatgtataaataaaaatgGCTTTGTACACAAGGAGCCAATTTATTCCCccatgcatagaatatggaagcaTAGGGACACGTTAATTAATTTGCACTTGTGCGTACCTCTTGAACAATAGTATTTCCATTACTATATGAAGTATTTATCCATTCTATAACACAAGCAAAGTTTGGGTTATAgagcatataaaaaaaattgacacCCCAGCACACATGTTATGTGCTAAAAAGTAGGGGGTCTCCTGTGGTCCTTCAGAAAACTGGATGCTTTATAAATTGTAAATtaaaaggaccaaaacattttcaaTTACTTGCACCAAATTTCATTATTACTAAAATGAGCTATGTATACTTTATGTATACATTCTAGTGGGACCCTGAAGTCGTCATGTGATCAAGATTGTACATGTAGTGTAAAACATTCACAATTTTGAGAATCATATCTCCCTGAAGGTAATTAAAATGTGTTTGGCTCTTGCAGCCAATCTTGGGCTTCTCAGCATGAAATGCAGAGAGAATTCTGGGCAGCTCAAATTTCATGGGCTTTTCAAGGACAATGTAGTCAAGTTGGCCAGTCAGAGGGCAGCATGCGTATTGCAAGAatataactttctttttttttttaataagaaaaagaCCCTTTATAACTGTTGTATGATACTATATATCTTCAAAAGTAGTCTATTACCAGCAACGTTCTTTGTTAAACATTCTTTAACATTTAGTTACCTGTGATCTGTGGCATATAAAGGTGTGTTCTTTCTTCCTTATGGTATATGGGTCatatattataaaacaaatattCCAGCCTTTTGCTAAATGAAATCGGTTAATCGCTCGATAATATGTCTATTTTACATTGGTTTTATTAgacacagattaaaaaaaataaataaaaaaaactgaaaacagagGCTACTTTCTTAGACTTATCAATTTCAGTAAAAGATGGGGATATTCACActaaaactttctttaagaaaTGTGATACCAACACTTACATCCGACACGATAGCCAACATCATCCCACATGGCTCCAAGCCATCCCAAAAGGTCAGTTTCAGCGCATCAGACGCAATTGTAACACACTAAAGGATTATGATGAGCAATCTATCCTACTTAAAAAcagatttttacaaaaaggatataaaaaggaCCAATTAGAATCAGATAGACAACTCATCAGAGATCGAGACAGAGAGACCACTCTGAGTGGACATAGGAATAAACCTATACAAGAAAGTACTTTTCCCTGATTCATTACCACCTTCAATTCAGGTCACCATcagatcaaacatattataaataaacactggcatgttCTTCAAAGTGATGAAATTCTGGATAAAATTATACCAAACAAACCACAGATTACTTTTAGAAAAGGTCATAActtaaaacaaaaactagcccccTCATTAATAAAGGGAATGACCCCCCCAATTCCGTTATCTATTTCAAACCTTCAGGGTTTCTATACGTGTTGCCGTTGCAAGGGCTGCAATTACGCTAAGAGAGTTCACAAAACCTTTACCTCGACAGTAACAGGGAAATCTTTTATAATTAAAAATTTCATTACATGCAAAACTActaatgttatctatcttttacaatgtaattgtaaaattcaatatttaggacaaacctccCGATTCCTAAAAACACGTATTTTAGAACAtctgaataaaatagaaaaaaaacacgatAACCATGGGGTACCCATACATTGTAATTCTTGCCCAGTTTTCAACAAAGAGCATTTCCTTTGGTTAGGAATAGAGAAGGTGTCTACACATTGGAGAGGAGGCACAATAGAGAAACAACTAGacaaaagagaactatggtggattcacacCATGAGAACATATAACAATTGGggtctaaataaagataccaaaaatagcGGCATTCATTTAATAATATCCCTAGAAATTCCTTCATTTACTCAATTTTAGGTTGTTATATTTTCAAGTCTTCCATATTATCATTCAACATAATTTTAACACACTAATATTTACTATATGTATTTTTCACTTAGCGTCTATATTAGACATTGAGCACTTTTATATTTCTTTCACTTATAAATAACCCTAAGCTATGGATACATTTAGTTTTTATTACGTATCCTCGTAAGAATACTTATGGATTATGTAATTGTTACAAATATTACAGCTTCATTTTTCACGagtcatttaaatattaaattacgTTACAGTCTTCTAAATAAGACCAAGTGGGCACTATAACTCACAGTCTAAACACATATCCACAATAGTAATTACACACACAATGTTTAAAGTTTTTATTCAACAAAAGtgcactttttacttttttattatctttaggtAAAATATTAGAAACAAAGTTCTTcataacaaattatataataaaataaaaaaaaaaacaaaaaaaaataaaaaaaaaattattcaaactATAGGGATTTGAATCATTTTTGAAGCGAATGATCTTTGCTGTTACTGCAGTTGGAATATATACATCacaatgtatatagaaatatgttgtttttctataaatGCTGTTCCTTTACGAATGTAATAAATCTAACGTAATGTAGATCAAAGTTATGTATGATAACATATGATGAAAATCATCCTTATATTTTATATGCATGAGAAAGAACAAATACTGTTCATATCTTTTCTGCTTTTTTCTAGACAATTTAAATGCATTTAACTCCGATATAAAGGACACAATAAGCAAAAGTCAAAAGATCCTCCCCTCTCAAATACGGACCTATCAACAACTCCCTTGCAGACTGAAAAGTTTTGCAAACTCCACACAGATTGGCCACCTTCATTTAGCACACAACTTTGCACGGATTGGCAGTTTGACTCACATGACTCCaaccggacctgaaaaggaacacaTGCACCATTGACTACCTGTTTGAGGACTGAATCTCGAGTCATTCCCAATTGGTCAACTTATAGATACcgtttctgattggttaaaaatcgGATTGATGCCAGACTATGTATTTTAactacaaatttataaaaaatatcggcatttgaaattttattaacaatttaagtatataattagtctgccaccaatccatattctttattttgttttgttttttacattgtatattgtaaatccaacttcctgtcttacacaggaaattggatagcatcacctctgtatataaaccggcttgtaaacacagcaatcatacacagctacttgcttttattgattttatattgctcttgagaaagacttgctaaaagttgaaacgcgttaagcttaaataaatatcttttgatcaaagttggaagactgttgatattcttctttgctgagacaagccggattctcctatttatggagtaagttactattttgttttttcttgatttactggacacctttggtcattttgagtcttcatttgcttgcagacctattaacaggttcttgagagattctgaaactattctggggaactacatcactctggagacacattacatcgcagctgaactcccactacttatggagtgagtatactgcacttatattaattggatcctacacacacctcaagccctttttctcttcgccatatagagaaacatcactgtacagaccagcgccatctatttgccatttttccacttgtataaaacagacacagaggagagactgtaagaaggctgcggtcttatctaaaaggagagtatcagttcttgttgttacatttaagtgttattttccatctagcactgtatattgtatctttttgtaTCCAAATTTAATTTACGCTTTAAGGGTTATTATGGATGCTCCGCCAAACATTTGGCGAACTTAACTAGaagtaggaaaaaaaaataattatattttatcaaTTAAAGATCAAGGTAACAGATACACCGAAGTGATAGATaccaataaggtttttttttttcatattataagAGCTTATATACCCAGACTAGTAACCATAGACAGAACCAAAATAAATTCTGGTCCCAAATAAAAATTCCTCAAGTAGCAGATGATTGCCTTGAACACTTGAATGCTCCCATCTCATTGGAAGAGATAGGGGACGCAATTGATAAATCTAAGTTaaataaagcacctggccctgacTCTCTTCCAgcagaatactataaaatattaGCGGAAGAAATTAAGCCTACtttggaaaaactttttaatagttattttatgtGTAGTAACCCATTTTTAAGAATTCTTTTCGGCCGCTTATATCTCATTAATTCCTAAAAAAGACAAAGACCCAGAAAATCCAGCTTCATACAGACCTATATCTGTACTTAACGCAGATTACAAGATACTAACTTCCATCCTTGCATCTAGACTAATGAAATGCCTTGATAAATTTATACACCaagaccaaactggatttatggtCTCAAGAAATTTATCGAAAAATATACGGAAAATTGTTACCCTTATAGACTATATAtggaatataaataaagatattagtaAATGCTTTAAACATGATATTGCGCTCTTAACATTGGATGCGGTCAAGGCATTCGATTCAATAGAATGGGACTACTTATTTCAGACACTTGAAAAATTTGGTTTCAAAAACCATTTTTCTCAATTTGTCCGTAATTTATATCAATCTTCTATTTCCTATCTTTTGATAAATGACACCTTAACTCCCGGTATAAGATTGCAAAAAGGTACTAGGCAAGGCTCTCCTCTATCTCCCCTTCTTTTTAATTTGGCACTAGAACCTCTCGCTATATGGTTAAGGGAAGTGATGGAAGGGCTTAATTTTGGTAAAACTTCTCTAAAGACCTTACTGTATGCTGACGACTTGTTAATTTTTCTTCATAACACATCCTTATCTATCCCCATAATCTTGGACTCTTTGAAGCTTCAGTTCAttttctggttataaagtaaatttccataaaagtgaattgatgtggatTTATAAATCTAAGAATAAGACAATTAATATTCCGTTTAAGGAAGTTGAAACATTAAGATATTTAGGGATCTATCTACATAGAAATCCAGAAAAATGATATGGCCTTAACTTTCATCCATTACTACAGAAAATCCAATTAGATTTGAAATTGTGGGCCGCATTTCCGTTATCAATCACAGCTAAAGTAAATCTTATTAAGACAATTATCTTTCCTCGTTTGCTCTTCCCTTtgcaaaatttacctttattattgtccAAAACcgatttatgtaaattatatgcAAAATTTTCTCAATTTATTTGGCATGGTAAGAAAAAATCACGTATTGCCTTGGGAAAGTTGATGCATTCACGGGAAACGGCTGGTTTAGCATTACCTGATATTAAGCTTTATAATATTGCCGCTTTAGGGAAAATTGCAGTAGATTGGCTGGCAGAAACAAATTGGTTTTTGTCTAAAGAAATTGAGAGGTTCATGGTTTTTACTTTTTCCCTTAAAGCTTTATTGCATATAAATGTGAAAGAGCTTCCTAGTAATATTAAGAGTTTAATTTcagttaaaaatataatttcatcTTGGCAAAATCTATGTATCTCTGTAAGGGCAGAATACTCCTTTTCAGATTATCTTCCTTTACTGGGTAATCCGGAGTTTTCCCCTGGGATCAATCAGAAAGCATTTAGAAGTTGGGTTAATAAGGGTCTTAAGGCAGTCCATCAACTCTTTACAGAAGATGGACAAATAAAAACGTTTGATAATCTAAGATGCCAGTTTGATCTACCAAATAATAACTTCTATGCCTATTTGCAAATTCACCATTTTATAAAATCTAAGAATTGGAGTGGCCGTGAGACAGTTGCATGGTCTGTGCTGAGATCTAGCATTATCATCTCTAAAATTAAATCACCTTCAATTTCACTACTTTATAGTATCATGTTGGCTAAACAAAGTGATTCTTTGTTAGAAAGTCTTATCGTAAAATGGAGATCAGTGACCCCAAGGATTGATcaagaaaaaataagaaatatttgtAAATTAGTTAATAAACTCCAAATACCAATGAGTTGGAAAGAGAGTCATATGAAATTAGTGCATAACTTTTATTACACACCTTTGAAAATGTCCAAAATATATTCTAATTTAACTTTTTCATGTCCACGTTGTCTCTACATTAATgcagatattttacatatgtttgtatCTTGCCCAAGGATTGATCAGTTCTGGAAAAAGGTTGCTTTCTGGTTTAACAACTATATGGAATAAATATCTATTTCGATGCAGATActattttttttcttgatcataccAATTGTGAGAcctctttacaaaaaaaaaaaagtctaaatgtaATTATTCTTCTTGTTAGACACCTAATACTAATGAATTGGAAAGCCAAAAAAATGCCGGGTTTCTCAGTATTTATTAAAGAAATCCAGATGCAAATAACTTTCAAATCCTTCCAGTTGAGAGAAGCAGGTGAAAGGGAAGTTAGGAAATTCTTATTAAAATGGTTACCAATAATTAAGATATATCCGGAAGGagttcaaaaaattattttatatccaTTTTTAAGTTCAGACAGTTTTTGTGACCTGGTATTATTAGGTGACTTTCCAGCGGACTGGATTAGGGGTTATAGAGATCCATAACAGCATGATTTTGAACTGAAGTAATAAGGATATAGCCCGCATACGTGACGTAGGGATGAGGAGCCGGGGAGGGGGGGTTTcggtggggatttttttttttttcccgtctTCTATTTTCTTTATTTAGTTTTTAGGTCAACAATAAAATATGCCATAAGTGTTAAAAGCAGAATTTGCTACGATTACTTTCTAAGTTTTAAGGTCAAGAGAAAGTGGagaaaaaatgtttattcagctaatgtatttttgtataatgtttttttccTTATTATGGATTTTTTTCCTTGTTTGCTCTGTTGCATCCACTGAAGACGATGCCCTGCGTGGTGTTCGGATTATTGTAATATGTATATCTCATTACACTTTTGgcttgtataaataaatatttttaaaaaaataatatacctcTCTCCTCACTTTGCATAGAGCACTGGCATATAAATAGGAACCACCCTGCAAATTCAGGCAAGCTGGCATCCTTGATGTTTGGTGGTGCAAATCTAGAATTGCTGCTGGTTACAGATTACCCCTTTTGTGGAAACCTTATAACTTgctgtaaactattttattaattaaatattcagTATTTGAATTCTGTAAACAAGATTTATACATTGTGAGTTGGTATTTTATTCTACGTGGTATCTCGTCCTTAATGTCACCCTGATTGTAACATAACGGCTATCAAAAGAAACATGCAGCCAAGATATGTCTGCGACCAGAATACAGAGGCTGCAGTGCCACCTGTGTCAGAATGATGCCCGCATGGAGGGTGAACTCCGGTTAACCCCTTAAATACCAGAGAACTTCAAAGCGTTTAAGCATTAAATGGGTTAAATCTAAAATCACCCTCCCAGCCTTACCTTAGATTCACAACATATGGACGTACTGTTCCTGCATCCCTATTACACAGCACGCATAAGATCATCTCAGCAGCAAGGTTGATATGCTTTCTATTTATTTAGATCATTCCCCCAAACTATAAACTTGCCAGCTACCCTGAATTAGACAGGTATTTGTTTTACTTGTCTAGTGCTTTACACAGAACATGGAGATAAGTAATGGTAGGAATTGGATGTAGAAGATGCAGTTCCCTGTGTGTACCCCCTGCAACCATTAAAATTAGCTTTGTATCAACCCCCAAATGTTATGGTTTAAAGCCACCCCCAGCAGCCTGGCTACATAGTAGTTTTGTTATGTACTTTATATTGCAGCCGCTTCACACTCTGGTGTCTAAAGCTTGTGTAGGGCAGGTGGCCAGTAGCCATGGTCTGAATGTCTGTGCCAGGAAGGGGGCACAGTGTATTTTATGTGGTCTTACCTCGGCAAAATGTAAAATATCTGTAGCCAAATTATGAACATATACTGAAGGAATTTAACCCAGATTACCTGACAgactagtccaaaacaaactcatgattcagatagggcatgtcagtttaaacagttttcaaatttacttttatcaccaattttgctttgttctcttggtattcttagttgaacgctaaacctaagaggttcatatgctaatttctatgcccttgaaggccacctcttatctcagggtattttgacagtttttcaccactagagggtgctagttcatgtgtttcatatagataacactgtgctcacgcacgtggagatccggtgagccagctctgattggctaaaatgcaagtctgtcaaaagaacttaaataacggggcagtttacagaggcttagatacaaggtaatttacagaggtaaaaagtgtattaatataactgttggttatgcaaaactaggtaatgggtaataaagggattatctatccttttaaaacagtattctggtgtagactgtacctttaagataaTCTTTATAGCTGTATTACGCACTTAGCGATCATTTAGCCATAATTACAAACTGTATCATTGTATATTTACAACTAAGTGTCCACACACAACTCACCCATGAAGGAGCCCTTTTTCTCTGCAGTTAAATCTCGTAATTTCAATAAGGATCCAATGTACACCatatggtcaaaagtatgtggacatcactactaattattgagtttaggtgtttcagccacacctatTGCTAAGAGGTGCAGAAAATTTGGCACATTGCTATAAAATCTCTATAGGCAAACAAATGGTTCCAAAATATATAGAGAGAATAATGTTAATGGAATAGTCTGGTTAAatctaaaactttcatgattcagatagagcagaaattttaagcaactttttaatttactcatattatcaatttttcttcgttctcttggtatctttattttaaaaagcaagaatataagcataggagccggtgTTCTGGAAAAAATGCGAACTTGTGAAATTAGCTGTTTCACAAAGTTTGACCATACTGCGCATGCGTACCAGTTCTATGGAAAGTAGAACAGCTGCTGGAAACCACACTGTGCTTGTGTAGACTGTGGAAACTGCCCGTTCCACTAAACATAAATCCAACAGatgtaatgtccacagcactagatataataaaatgtctttatttgacaaaataaggaaatttatgcttacctgataaatttgtttcttttacgatacgatgagtccacggatttcatccttacttatgggatatcgcctcctggtcaacaggagaaggcaaagagcaccacagcagagctgtatgtatatatatatatatcctcctttccctcccactccagtcattcgaccgaagttaggaagagaaaggaaaagccaaggtgcagaggtgactgaagtttaacaaaaataaaagacctgtcatacaaaaacagggtgggccgtggactcattgtatcgtaaaagaaacaaatttatcaggtaagcataaatttcctttttcttttacaagatacgatgagtccacggatttcatccttacttatgggatacaataccaaagttacaggacacggatgaaagggagggacaaggcagggaacctaaacagaaggcaccactgcttgaagaacttttctcccaaaaacagccttagacaaggcaaaagtatcaaatttgtaaaattttgaaaaagtgtgaagagaagaccaagttgcagctttgcaaatctgttcaacagaagcatcatttttgaatgcccatgaggaagccacggccctagtggaatgtgccgtaattcgttcaggaggctgctgtccagcagactcatatgcaaaacggatgatactcttcagccaaaaagaaagaggtagccgtagctttctgacccctacgcttcccagaaaacacaacaaacagggaagattgacgaaaatccttagttgcctgtaagtaaaacttcaaggcacggaccacatccaaattatgtaacagtcgctccttcttagaagaaggattaggacacaaggaaggaacaacaattccttgattaatatttttatttgaaacaaccttaggaagaaaaccaggtttggtacgtaacccTACCTTacccgaatgaaaaataagaggagaatcacattgtaatgccgaaagctcagaaactctgcgagcagaagaaatagcaaccaaaaataaaactttccaagataataacttaatatctatggaatgcataggttcaaacagaaccccttgaagaactttaagaactaaattcaaactccaaggaggagcaattggtcgaaacacaggcctgattctagtcagagcctgacaaaaagactgaacatctgccagacgtttgtgcaacaaaatagacaaagcagaaatctgtccctttaaggaacttgccgacaaccctttctccaatccatcttggagaaaagacaaaatcctgggaatcctaaccctactccatgagtagatcctggattcgcaccaataaagatatttacgccatatcttatggtaaattttcctagtaacaggcttacgtgcctgaatcaaagtatctataaccgaatcagaaaaccctcgcttagataaaattaagcgttcaatctccaagaggttagctgcagagaaactagatt
The nucleotide sequence above comes from Bombina bombina isolate aBomBom1 chromosome 7, aBomBom1.pri, whole genome shotgun sequence. Encoded proteins:
- the LOC128635865 gene encoding H/ACA ribonucleoprotein complex subunit 3, with the translated sequence MFLQYYLNELGDRVYTMKKVDPDGQPTSSAHPARFSPDDKYSRHRVTLKKRFGLLLTQQPKPVM